A stretch of Gadus macrocephalus chromosome 17, ASM3116895v1 DNA encodes these proteins:
- the rgp1 gene encoding RAB6A-GEF complex partner protein 2 — protein MIEVVASMARGPVLLAGEVMECLITFTNPMSHLSTSATSEMLAWASAQIHCQFHASENRVALPVQGNKQDVQAGSDTVLIPSRGERGQCMLDTPPKILFCDLRLDPGESKTYAYSEMVPVDGPPSFRGQAVKYVYKLTIGCQRVNSPIKLLRVPFRVLVLQGLPEPPFPQDEEVSPSNPFLEEEEASRRDVRHLERALDTLMVNTSRRCPSMFNITNMRGKVAKFCIFKIAYRLGEEIIGTFNFSEGDIPCLQYSVSLQSEEEIQQPYQRRPGQAVSVTGHGRHVEPCLHTASSHFSLPVPLNITPGFSTDIVTLRWRLHFEFVTAREPMEPPTITQNQSEVTVWTGAENVDVDTFSWDLPIKVLPTNPALASYMSQFTGTNCINI, from the exons ATGATAGAAGTGGTGGCCTCCATGGCCCGGGGCCCTGTGCTCCTGGCCGGGGAGGTGATGGAGTGTCTCATCACGTTCACCAACCCAATGTCCCACCTTTCGACGTCTGCTACAAG TGAGATGCTTGCGTGGGCCAGTGCCCAGATCCATTGCCAGTTTCACGCCAGTGAAAACAGAGTGGCCCTGCCGGTTCAGGGCAACAAACAGGATGTGCAGGCTGGGAGCGACACTGTCCTCATCCCGAGTCGAG GAGAGCGAGGCCAGTGCATGCTGGACACTCCCCCAAAGATACTGTTCTGTGACCTCCGTCTGGACCCCGGGGAGAGCAAGACAT ACGCCTACAGTGAGATGGTGCCCGTGGACGGCCCCCCGAGTTTCCGCGGCCAGGCGGTGAAGTACGTCTACAAGCTCACCATCGGATGCCAGAGGGTCAACTCCCCCATCAAACTGCTGCGGGTTCCCTTCAGAGTGCTGGTGCTGCAGG GCTTGCCAGAGCCTCCCTTCCCCCAGGACGAGGAGGTGTCCCCCTCCAACCccttcctggaggaggaggaggccagccGCCGGGACGTCCGGCACCTGGAGAGAGCCCTGGACACGCTGATGGTCAACACCTCCCGCCGCTGTCCCA GCATGTTCAACATCACCAACATGCGGGGCAAAGTGGCCAAGTTCTGCATTTTCAAGATTGCCTACAGACTCGGAGAGGAAATCATCGGGACTTTCAACTTTTCAGAGGGAGACATCCCCTgcttacag TACTCGGTGAGCCtgcagagcgaggaggagatccAGCAGCCGTACCAGCGGCGGCCGGGCCAGGCGGTCAGCGTGACGGGCCACGGCCGCCACGTGGAGCCCTGCCTCCACACGGCCTCCAGCCACTTCTCCCTCCCCGTGCCGCTCAACATCACGCCGGGCTTCAGCACCGACATCG TTACCCTGAGGTGGCGCCTGCACTTTGAGTTTGTCACCGCCCGAGAGCCCATGGAACCGCCCACTATCACTCAGAACCAATCGGAGGTGACAGTCTGGACGGGGGCGGAGAACGTCGACGTGGACACTTTCAGTTGGGACCTGCCAATCAAAGTGCTGCCCACCAACCCGGCCTTGGCCTCGTACATGTCCCAGTTTACAGGGACCAACTGCATCAACATCTGA
- the gba2 gene encoding non-lysosomal glucosylceramidase, translated as MASTEWGERSTAELMSKYVAKDTGIGVPNEGWRICLAHEFKEKRKPFQAKDVSLSNVLEHIGLGLRYLKWWYRKTQIEKKAPFIDMFGPLPLRQIYGAPLGGIGGGTITRGWRGEFCRWQLNPGMYHYTTVIANQFTVCLRRGGQTVYQQVLSVEHPPTLQGWNWGYCGEYAFYHALYPRAWTVYHLPGQNVTLTCRQVSPILPHDYQDSSLPVAVFAWDVENHNDYDLDVAIMLTMVNGSGHKDDKRGGHWNEPFHLEKDGQAVSGVLLHHCTPVNPYTLCIAARHMPDRQVSHQTAFSPKGTCSGLWSDLITDGRLDSPTGPSPPVQKGEEVAAALAVSCSVGARGRGGLEMSLSWDMPTITFGSGERRHDRRYTRFFGTKGNAAPSLAHHALLHYPRWEETIEEWQRPILQDSALPSWYKSALFNELYFVADGGTVWTELPEDSDVSGGLRSEDGGLPAQPAAIKEYGRFAYLEGQEYRMYNTYDVHFYASFALVMLWPKLALSLQYDIAGSVIQQDPTERLHLMSGQCSAVKAKNVVPHDIGDPDDEPWQRVNAYLIHDTANWKDLNLKFVLQVYRDFHVTQDQEYLRDMWPICKAVMESELRFDLDGDGLIENSGYADQTYDAWTVTGPSAYCGGLWLASTCVMSKMARLLEDEPAYLLYKDILQRGSAAFDKLLWNGKYYNYDSSGRSLSNSVMSDQCAGQWFLRASGLGDGEFQAFPKDKVLSSLQSVFDLNVMSFAGGQMGAVNGMRPEGVPDRSSVQSDEVWIGVVYGLAATMIHEGMLQEGLRTAEGCYRTVWERLGMAFQTPEAYCEKGIYRSLAYMRPLSIWAMQWALDGARSRRLRDDPPGQTGDSTAPREDS; from the exons ATGGCCAGTACGGAGTGGGGTGAGAGATCCACTGCAGAGCTCATGAGCAAGTATGTGGCCAAGGACACTGGAATCGGTGTACCCAATGAGGGCTGGAGGATCTGTCTGGCGCATGAGTTCAAGGAGAAGAGGAAGCCTTTCCAAGCCAAAGACGTCTCCCTGTCCAACGTTCTGGAGCACATCGGCCTTGGACTTCG GTATCTAAAATGGTGGTACAGAAAGACCCAGATAGAAAAGAAAGCGCCGTTCATTGACATGTTCGGCCCCCTACCCTTGCGGCAGATATATG GCGCTCCCCTTGGAGGCATTGGGGGAGGCACCATCACCAGAGGTTGGAGGGGGGAGTTCTGTCGTTGGCAACTCAACCCCGGGATGTATCATTACACTACTGTGATTGCCAACCAG ttCACGGTGTGCCTGCGGCGAGGGGGCCAGACGGTGTACCAGCAGGTGCTCTCGGTggagcacccccccaccctccagggCTGGAACTGGGGCTACTGCGGCGAGTACGCCTTCTACCACGCCCTGTACCCCCGCGCCTGGACCGTGTACCACCTGCCCGGCCAGAACGTCACGCTCACCTGCCGACAGGTGTCGCCCATCCTGCCCCACGACTACCAG GACTCCAGTCTCCCCGTGGCGGTGTTCGCCTGGGACGTGGAGAACCACAATGACTACGACCTGGACGTGGCCATCATGCTGACCATGGTCAACGGCTCGGGCCACAAGGACGACAAGCGCGGGGGCCACTGGAACGAGCCCTTCCACCTGGAGAAGGACGGGCAGGCCGTGTCGGGCGTGCTGCTGCACCACTGCACCCCTGTCAATCCCTACACACTCTGCATCGCGGCTCGCCACATG CCTGACAGGCAGGTCAGCCACCAAACGGCCTTCAGCCCCAAGGGCACCTGCAGCGGCCTGTGGAGTGACCTCATCACAGACGGACGGCTGGACTCTCCGACCG gccccagcccccccgtccagaagggggaggaggtggcagCGGCCCTGGCGGTGAGCTGCTCCGTGGGGGCGCGGGGGCGCGGGGGTCTGGAGATGAGCCTCTCCTGGGACATGCCCACCATCACCTTCGGCTCCGGGGAGAGACGGCATGACAG GAGATACACGCGTTTCTTCGGGACAAAGGGGAACGCGGCGCCCTCGCTGGCCCATCACGCACTCCTCCACTACCCCCGCTGGGAGGAGACCATAGAGGAGTGGCAGAGGCCCATACTGCAGGACAG CGCGCTGCCCTCCTGGTACAAGTCGGCGCTGTTCAACGAGCTGTACTTCGTGGCGGACGGCGGCACGGTGTGGACGGAGCTGCCCGAGGACAGCGACGTCAGCGGGGGGCTGCGCAGCGAGGACGGGGGGCTGCCCGCCCAGCCGGCGGCCATCAAGGAGTACGGGCGCTTCGCCTACCTTGAAG GCCAGGAGTACAGGATGTACAACACGTACGATGTGCACTTCTACGCCTCCTTTGCACTCGTCATGCTGTGGCCGAAGCTCGCCctgagcctgcagtatgacatCG CTGGCAGTGTGATCCAGCAGGACCCGACTGAAAGGCTTCACCTCATGAGTGGACAGTGTTCTGCGGTGAAGGCCAAAAACGTGGTGCCCCACGATATCGGAGACCCAG ACGACGAGCCCTGGCAGAGGGTCAACGCCTACCTCATCCACGACACGGCCAACTGGAAGGACCTCAACCTCAAGTTCGTCCTGCAGGTCTACCGGGACTTCCATGTCACCCAGGACCAGGAGTATCTACGGGACATGTGGCCCATCTGCAAG GCAGTGATGGAGTCGGAGCTGCGCTTCGACCTGGACGGAGACGGCCTGATCGAGAACTCGGGCTACGCCGACCAGACATACGACGCATGGACCGTGACGGGACCCAG CGCGTACTGCGGCGGGCTGTGGCTGGCCTCGACGTGCGTCATGAGTAAGATGGCCCGGCTGCTGGAGGATGAGCCGGCCTACCTCCTCTACAAGGACATCCTGCAGCGAGGCAGCGCTGCCTTCGACAAGCTGCTCTGGAACG GCAAGTACTACAACTACGACAGCAGCGGGAGGAGTTTGTCCAACAGCGTCATGTCGGACCAGTGCGCAGGCCAGTGGTTCCTGCGGGCTTCTGGACTGGGAGACGGAGAGTTTCAG gcCTTCCCTAAAGACAAGGTCCTCAGCTCGCTCCAGTCGGTGTTCGACCTGAACGTGATGAGCTTCGCCGGCGGGCAGATGGGCGCGGTCAACGGCATGCGTCCCGAGGGCGTGCCCGACCGCTCCAGCGTCCAATCAGACGAAGTGTGGATCGGAGTGGTGTACGGGCTGGCCGCCACCATGATCCATGAG GGCATGCTGCAGGAGGGCCTGCGCACGGCAGAGGGCTGCTACCGCACGGTGTGGGAGCGGCTGGGCATGGCCTTCCAGACGCCCGAGGCCTACTGCGAGAAGGGCATCTACCGCTCCCTGGCCTACATGAGGCCGCTCAGCATCTGGGCCATGCAGTGGGCCCTGGACGGGGCCCGGAGCCGCCGTCTCCGTGACGACCCGCCGGGTCAGACGGGAGACTCGACTGCTCCACGGGAGGACagctga
- the msmp1 gene encoding prostate-associated microseminoprotein, translated as MGSNGANLIAYAALTALLMLVAGGSQAAPMECHFDSRAQCGFEGRNYTMGETWMDNACMQCTCLHPMGVGCCETVHRPVDFPAGCEVRVEAVTCKVSLVQAADPRLPCIPGENHLLDPSHGALKLGE; from the exons ATGGGATCCAACGGAGCAAACCTCATCGCCTACGCCGCTCTCACCGCCCTGTTGATGCTGGTCGCCGGGGGCAGCCAGGCCGCCCCGATGGAGTGTCACTTTGACTCAAGAG CGCAGTGTGGCTTTGAGGGGAGGAACTACACCATGGGGGAGACCTGGATGGACAACGCCTGCATGCAGTGCACCTGCCTCCACCCTATGGGTGTGGGCTGCTGTGAGAC gGTACACCGGCCAGTGGACTTCCCCGCGGGATGTGAGGTGCGCGTGGAAGCGGTTACGTGCAAAGTGTCCCTGGTGCAGGCGGCCGACCCCCGTCTGCCCTGCATCCCCGGGGAGAAccacctgctggaccccagccATGGGGCCCTAAAGCTGGGGGAGTAG